The Candidatus Bathyarchaeota archaeon nucleotide sequence TAACATACGTTTAACTGGCAGAGTAGACGACGTGATGAAGGTTGCAGGCCACCGACTCTCAACAGCCGAGGTGGAAAATGCGTTGACACAGCATGCCTTTGTTGCAGAATGCGCAGTAGTCGCCGCACCCCATGACGTAAAAGGTGAAGTTCCAGTTGCCTTTGTCGTCCTAAAACAAGGAACAACGCCCTCCCAAACACTTGAAAACGCACTTATACAACAAGTGGTCAAAGTCATCGGACCCACAGCGAAACCTGCAAGAATAGTGCTGACAGACGCGTTGCCTAAGACTAGAAGCGGGAAAATCATGCGGAGAATCCTGAAAGCCTTAGTGAAGGGTGAAACAGTCGGCGACGTAACAACTTTAATGAACCCAGAAACTGTTGAAGACTTGAAACAAAAAATTGGATACTCAACGTGATACATGTTTTTTCACCTTTTTTAACAACAGAATGCGATTTGCAGTGCAAGTATTGCTATGGAAAATCCTGCGAAGACATCGACTCAGACTTCGCTAAGAGACCGTTGGAGAAATGGGTAAAAGAAAGATACAATCCGGAAATTCAGCATCTCGTGCGGTTCTGGGTAAATCAAATAGACAAAAGCGGAAAGGTGCTCCGGTTATATCCCTTCTTGGAATTGATACAATCGCTATTGCATGATAAGAAAGCTTTCTGCGGTGTGGTTCTGGATGGATTAACTACAGCATCTCAACTGACGGCACGATTGTTCCTTGTCCAGCCATGAGTGGAATAAAAGGTTCTTGTCTCTAAACCATGCACTAAATGTGAAATTCTAGGCGAATGTCGTGGATGTTGCTTGTACGCGAACATCACAAAACATTGGAGCGACGAGGCTTACGCCATAGTTTATAACACCGTTAAAAACCTTGTCTCTTCGCTTAAACAAGAAATGTCTAAAGTTAAAAGGTTGGTTGCACAAGAAAAAATCAAGCCTACTGACTTCAACTATTTGAAGTATAACAATTGGAAATAATTCCTTTACCTTTGCAAAAAAGTGGTGGCTGTGGTCGGCAATTTATCCAAAAACGTCAGGAAAGGAGAAAGGAGAATCCTGCCTTCCACAAACCCCCTGAAGTGGAATTAAGTTCTATAATTAAGTTCTATATAAAACTTATCAAAAAAATCGAGTTTCTAAAAGGCTAAAAGGAGTTTTTTGTTCAAGATTTTTCTTTTCTTAAGCTTCCCTAAGATTGCCGAATGTTCTTTGAACAACCTCTGGCATCGCAGGGTGAATGTGCATAGGTCTTATGATGTTCATAAGAGTGTTATCTTCTATGCTCATTGCGTTGATTATTTCTTGTATTAGAATAGGTGCGAAGGGTCCTATAATATGCCCGCCTAGAATCTTTCCTGTCTCTTGTTCTACGATAACATTCACAAATCCTTTTGGGTCACCTATTGCAGCGCCTTTCCCAGTGTCTTTGTAATATTCCTATGTATGAACCGTTAGAAGTTTCTAGATGTAAGATGCTTGGGATTTCGTGTTAAACTCGTAGCAGTGTATAGGAAAATAAGTATAAAAAGATGAATAATGCTCCTGCTTTCTTGTCGACTTTCTCTCTTAGTGCAAGCGTTAATATGACCACGATGGAGCCAAATATGGCATATAAGCCTGTGATCATGGCGGTTTCGCCAGATACTGCTTGTGGGAAAAAGAACTGTCCTATTCCAACTGAAACAGAAGCATCAACAAGACAGCTTCCTATGGCGTCTCCTATAGCAAGCTCGTATTGTTTCTTTCGGATGGCTGTTAAGTCAACCATTAATTCTGGGAGAGATGTCCCGATTGCGACCACGAAGAAGCTTATGAGGTACTCGGAAATGTGGAAATCTGCCGAAAGTTTGATCACTGATTGTACCACCGCATAGGCTCCGATCGCAACGCCCACGAAGCCCAAAATGGCTATCATCCAGTCACGAAGGTGATAAAGGGGTTTTTCATTGGGATGTGCCATTGCATGCTCTTTTTCCTTAGCATTCTTTGCTGTGATGCTTCTAGTTAGTAGTATGAAGACTGGCCAGCTAGCCACCAAAAAGAGTGCGTTAATCCTCGTAAAGTACCCCTTCTCGGCTATTGACACTGCAAGTATGAGTGCCAAGACCTCGAAGGCCCCGATGACCAACACCTCTTTCCTCTTCACTTTGAACTTCCCAGCTAAGAATGGAAGAAGCCCTAACACAAGAGTTATCTGGGTCAAGACAGATCCGAGGGAGTCCCCTAACTCTATGTCTGCGTGACCTACCGCACACGAGACGATTGAGTTAACGATCTCTGGCAAATCCGTGCCTATGGACACTAGTATAAGACCGATCACAAGCGGAGAAATCCTCAATGCTGAAGCTATTTTTACTGAGTGCTCAACTGCCTTGTCGCTGGAATAAGTCATAAGCACGATTCCTATGATGAGAACTGCGACTGCAATTACTGTCTCAAAGACCAACTAGAATACTCCTTGCAAATACGATTGTTTATCTGATTTTAATTACTTAAACATTATTAACCGGTTAATAATTTATATCAACTTAACACTTATAACTAAGTCTTGAAGCGCATAATGGAGGGGCGTAGGCTACGTCTAAACCCAGGAAAGCCGTCTACATTGTGGATGACCCTGAAATTATCCGCTTGCTCGCAGACTTTACGCGAACAGAAATTCTACGCTTATTAAGCAAATACCCAATGACAGAAACGCAACTCTCTAAGCAGCTAGGTATTACGAAAGCCGCAATCGGCTATCACCTACATCTACTAATGGATACTGGAATCATAAGCATAGACAAGGTTGAGCCGGAGGAACATGGCATCCTGCAAAAATATTACACTCCCATAGCAGTTCTACTCATCATCGACCCTGCTCGCATACCACGGGACGTTCAAAGATACTTCATCCTAACACAAATAGAACATCTGAGGGGGATGTTCAGCGTCTTCAAATTATATCATCACGTTTCTAAGGTTTCATCAGAGAACTTAGAAAAATTAGCAGTTGCAATGTTAGGACAGCTCAAAATGGTCGGACAAAAGCACATGAAAGATATGGCACCAGAGGATGCTGAATCTTTAAGAGTAAAAATCTACGCTGAAGCCCTCTCCAACCTTACGAAGGAAAAGGAATGGCATAGCCTGTTTCAACGGTTAGGGTAGGCTGTGCAAAAGCAACAAAATATTATGCATGTACACAATGAATGGTCTATGGCACATTTTTCATTTGACTAATAGTGCTGCAGATTTTTTCAGGGTTATTTGAAGAAAAGCCGAATGGCTTTCCTTTCCGTAGGATTATTTTCACCGCGTCGCCAAGTGATGTTGTGTAAGCCCAAGAGCCATCAGTGCCATATCTAACGCCGATACCATAGTATCTTCTAAAAGGGGCTTTAGTTGGTTCACAGGATACTATATCCTCTATTAGAATTTGTTTGCGATTGAAAAAGCCGTAATAAATTAGAAGGCTTTCAGTGGTCACCTTTATCCGTATGCCCCGATAATTCCAAAGCCCAAGCAACACAAACACTAGAGGAGACGCTAAGACAACAATCAAAAAAGTAAAAATGAAAGTGGGAAACTGGCTATTACCCCAGCCATACTGATGAAGACCACTGCGTGCGCTCTAAGTAAAGCTCAAGCCTCAAATGGATTTCGCTGAATCTAAGCACTGTGAGCAAATGAGAGTAAGGCAACAATGGAACTACAAGCGCGCGCATGATTTAAGAGTGAAGAAGTTTTTTCGCTGAGACCAGCAGGGTTGCTATGACTAAGGCTGAATCGATGTACTCGCCTCTAAGCACTTTCTCTAGCACCTTCTCAAAATTTTCAAGCTCAATGTCCATTATCTCACTTGGATCAAAGCTGCCCTTGGGCTGGAGAGATTTCGTGAAGAATATCTCAACAGTGCCCCCCATAGTACTAGGAGCCCAGCTGAATCTTCCAATCCACTTGAGCCTTTCGGCAGTGTAGCCCGTTTCTTCCTCTAACTCCCTTAGTGCTGCCTTCTCAGGCGTCTCGCATCCCTCCACTCCGCCTGCTGGTAAGTCGTGGATTATCTTGCGGAAGGGATGCCTATACTGCTTCGTAAGGATCATTTTGTTGTCCTCTGTGAAGGCTGCCACAGCTACTGCACCAGGTTCAGCACCTGTACCTGGATGGTAGACCCATTCATGCGTTGAGCCATCTGCGAACTCGAGAATATCCTCAATGATACGTCTGCCATGCTTATCATAAACTATTCTGGAATCTATTACCTTAACGCTTTCAAACTTTGTAGCCAAACTTTCCACCACTCTCAAATACTCCCTTTACTCTAAAATCATTTCTTAACGAGCACGCGCGCATTCTATCTATGTCCAATACATAAGTAATGAGCGGGGACTATCAGCTAGTATGCTTTATGAGTGAACGGAAGGGCAACAACGTGTTTGTGTCTCGGATACCATTTATTTTTCTAATTTTCTGAATTAGCAATTGGCTGATTTCTTGAATTGTGGTGAATATGGCCCTCCCATGGAGGCTAACTTCCATAACAACAAGCAGATCATATATACCGCTTATGAAATGAACCTCAGTGATTTCTTTGAATTTCAATAGTTGTTCAGATACTTTTTCATCAAGCCCAGGTTGTGTATTCAACATTATAAAAACTCTATATGTGCCCTTCATCTCGTGAGCCATTAAGATCACCTTGAAGCCATTTCATGTTATTGGTTTATAAGATTTTTGTTCCTTACAGATACATCGACATCTTTCAAGGACGTGCACCTAAGAATGTTTTGGCTAAACACTACACTTCACAGGAATAGAGATGTTGAAAGAGATTTGTGATAAAGCAAATCTGAAAGTGTTAGAGTAATCGTGTTTGTTAAGAATCGATTTTTTTAGTCGTTGACTCCATCATCCAGGCAGTAGTTCCCATCAGAGTTACAAATCCAATTAATCCAAGAATTGTACCCAATCCAACAAAATTCCACGCGTAGGGAATATCTTTTACATGATATGCAACAAGGGCTACTCCTCCGATTAGCACTGCTAACCCTAGAAGCCATGCTACCCATAACTTGAGGATTTTTTGGAACACCACGAATCTCCTTATATCACAATAGCGAAGGGGTTCTCTTTAAGAGATTTGTCATGCATGCATTATGCATGCATGCCTTCTTTCTGCCAACTTCTACCCACTCGTGCACTTCTTCGAACCTACATACATCTCTATAAAATTCAAGAAGCTGAGGCTCCACTTCAGCGAGAACAATCTTAGCCCCCTGTTAAATGCCCTATTGTAGAAAGCATCTACTAATTTGCTCCCGATTCCTCTCCCCTCTCTTTCTTATGCACTCTCGTTTCATGTATCATAGCTTCTATTCTTTGCGTTGGCATGCATACAATACAGGAAGCCATCCATCTCAGGGACTTACTGGATGCCTACAATAACGGCGGCTGAGACTAGATACTACTTGGATCACTAATTTCAACTACGTCAACTCAGAGCAACCTCGCCCATACAGGTAAGAATTTTTAGGCAAAAGGTGCTGATTCAGTCAACGTGATAAAAATGTCATTCCTGAAGAAAACCAAGAAGAAAGCCAAGGAAGCCTCGAAAAAGACGACTAAAACTGCTGAAAGGGTTGGGAAGAAAGGCGTTAAGCTAGGAAAGAAAGGGTTCAAAGAAACCAAGAAAAAAACTGAAATAATCATTTACAACTCGATCTCTCCTCCTCTTTTTCCTCTCTCATGCATTAGAATTCCTAAAGTGATTTACGATAAGGCGAATTTGAAGGTGCTAAGACAGTTCTTGTGAAACGTAAATAAAGGGGAGTCAATCATTCCCCTTTGTTGTGCAGGAAGAGGATTTAGATGAAGAGGATTTTTGCGATCACTTTCCTTAATCATCTTGTATCTGGAGGCCTTGCACTGATAATTCCATTATTACTATTGAAGAGAAACGTTAATCTTGCAGAGATCGGCATCGTGATTTCTATCTTACCTCTAGTCTTTCTTGTAGTCCGACTGCTTCTTGCAACACTTGCAGATCAAGTAGGGTGGGCTCGATTCTACTTGCTGCTAAACTGGCCTGGAACGGTTTTTTCGACTTTGATATATTTAGTTGCTAACTCCATTCCTGCCTTTCTCTTAGGAAAGATTGTTGAAGCAGTGAAAGTGTCTTCTTACTGGGCGGTTAACAGAACTGCCATCTTTTCACTATCTCCTAAACAAAAGGCAGCGGGAGCTACAAGGAATGCCGCTGTTATATCTTTGTCTACTGCCATTGGCAGCGCAATTTCAGGTGTGGCATTGGTCTTTATGGGATTTGAACTCACATTGGGCATGTTGATCCTTGCATCTGCAATTATGGTGATTCCAGCCGCACTACTTTGGCGAGCTCAGAGAATGAAATCAAGGGCAGGAGTCCTAGAAGCTATGGCCTTACTCAACCCAAGAGATAAGGGTAAGATATTTTGGTTTGTCTCATTTGCTATGTTATTCTTTAGCCTTGCATTTTATCCTCTTTTTGCGTTGCTTTTGCCAGTTTTTATGGTACAGCAACTTGGATATGATTATATCACAATAGGAGTAGCCTTCATGCTCTACGGCTTGCTAGCTGCATCTGTAACGTTTAGCACACTAAGGATTCGTCTTGATATTCGACGAGTTGTTGTTCAGAGTGTAATTGCCTTATTTGTAACGTTTCTCTTGGCAAACTCGGGTAGTTACTTTCTTGCACTCTTCTTGGCACTAGCTCTCGCTGATGGTCTTGGAATAGGCTTTTTTGAATCTATTATTGCGAAAGCTACAAAGAATGAACTAACTGTTTCCGTTGATGTAGGATTGCTTCATATACCTATGAGAGTTGCAGAGTTCACCTCAGTATTGTTAGCTGGATTTGTCGCCCAGTCTTTCGGATACATGCCTGTATTCGCTGCTTCAGGAATTTTCTTCACGGTTTTCTCTGTTCTTTCCTTGTACGCTCTGAAAATGTGAATCGGAATTGGAAAAAGCATTAAAAAGTTGGACGCCACAATCCTTAGGAAATTAGGATGTTGAAGGTTTGGTGCCGAGGGCCGGGTTTGAACCGGCGACAAATGGAGATATCTCCCGCAAAACCCCCCTTTTTTCTTTGGGGGCACATAAGTGGCGTCAGTAAAGTAGGAAGGTTTATATATATCGATATCGATATCAATATTCGTATCATATATGATATCAATATCGATTGAATTGGAGGTGAGAATATGAATTGTTCACATAGACACCATTTTGGTCGTTGGATGAGACACATGGCGTCTGTTCCAAAAGGCTTCTTGAAATACTCCGTGTTGAAACTGCTTGACGAAAAGTCCCGATCGGGATCGGAAATCATGAACGAAATCGAAAGTAAGACTGAGGGACGTTGGAAGCCAAGTCCTGGGTCGATTTATCCCCTCTTAGCGTGGCTTCAGGAAAAAGGATATACCAAGGAAGCACCGGACCAAGAGCCCGGTATGAAACGTTATACCCTAACTGATGAAGGCAAAGCGTTTCTAGAGGAACACGTCAAGAGAAGGAAAGAGATTCAAGAGAGATTTGGTGCTTTCAGGCCTCCATTTTACAGGTTCCCATGGCTCAACTCTTATCCTGAAAAGGCAAAGGAACTACTCGAAGCAGGAAAGAGTTTCATGAAGGCTAGCTGGAGCCTTCTTGACAAATTGCGCGAAAAATACACGGAAGAAGCTGCCACACAAGCCAAAGAAGTTTTCAAACAAGCCACCGAAAAACTAAATGAAATAGCCAAGAAACTGGAACAAGCTGATTAGGTGTACGCACACCGACAGTGGAGATATCCCCCGCAAACTCCCCCTTTTCTTGGCAATGCGCATGCGCAGCTCTAGCTACCTCATGAGCTAGCTCCAATGAAGGATTGTATTTGCCCTTCTTGAGGTAGAGTGCGGTTTTTTCTTACACCAACTTTCCTCGTTAGGTCTTCCCGTGTTGCGCGCGCTGAAGGTGTTAGACGCTTAAGGCAAAGATCTCTGCACAAAGCATAAAAGCTAAACTCACAAAATCCAAGACGAGCACCATGATTAACAAACGCGTTTTAGTCTTAGCTTTCGAATTGCTCAGTCTATTAGTAGTCATCAGAGCAAGTGC carries:
- a CDS encoding sodium:calcium antiporter — protein: MVFETVIAVAVLIIGIVLMTYSSDKAVEHSVKIASALRISPLVIGLILVSIGTDLPEIVNSIVSCAVGHADIELGDSLGSVLTQITLVLGLLPFLAGKFKVKRKEVLVIGAFEVLALILAVSIAEKGYFTRINALFLVASWPVFILLTRSITAKNAKEKEHAMAHPNEKPLYHLRDWMIAILGFVGVAIGAYAVVQSVIKLSADFHISEYLISFFVVAIGTSLPELMVDLTAIRKKQYELAIGDAIGSCLVDASVSVGIGQFFFPQAVSGETAMITGLYAIFGSIVVILTLALREKVDKKAGALFIFLYLFSYTLLRV
- a CDS encoding winged helix-turn-helix domain-containing protein, which produces MDDPEIIRLLADFTRTEILRLLSKYPMTETQLSKQLGITKAAIGYHLHLLMDTGIISIDKVEPEEHGILQKYYTPIAVLLIIDPARIPRDVQRYFILTQIEHLRGMFSVFKLYHHVSKVSSENLEKLAVAMLGQLKMVGQKHMKDMAPEDAESLRVKIYAEALSNLTKEKEWHSLFQRLG
- a CDS encoding PH domain-containing protein, giving the protein MIVVLASPLVFVLLGLWNYRGIRIKVTTESLLIYYGFFNRKQILIEDIVSCEPTKAPFRRYYGIGVRYGTDGSWAYTTSLGDAVKIILRKGKPFGFSSNNPEKICSTISQMKNVP
- a CDS encoding NUDIX hydrolase is translated as MATKFESVKVIDSRIVYDKHGRRIIEDILEFADGSTHEWVYHPGTGAEPGAVAVAAFTEDNKMILTKQYRHPFRKIIHDLPAGGVEGCETPEKAALRELEEETGYTAERLKWIGRFSWAPSTMGGTVEIFFTKSLQPKGSFDPSEIMDIELENFEKVLEKVLRGEYIDSALVIATLLVSAKKLLHS
- a CDS encoding Lrp/AsnC family transcriptional regulator yields the protein MAHEMKGTYRVFIMLNTQPGLDEKVSEQLLKFKEITEVHFISGIYDLLVVMEVSLHGRAIFTTIQEISQLLIQKIRKINGIRDTNTLLPFRSLIKHTS
- a CDS encoding MFS transporter, which gives rise to MKRIFAITFLNHLVSGGLALIIPLLLLKRNVNLAEIGIVISILPLVFLVVRLLLATLADQVGWARFYLLLNWPGTVFSTLIYLVANSIPAFLLGKIVEAVKVSSYWAVNRTAIFSLSPKQKAAGATRNAAVISLSTAIGSAISGVALVFMGFELTLGMLILASAIMVIPAALLWRAQRMKSRAGVLEAMALLNPRDKGKIFWFVSFAMLFFSLAFYPLFALLLPVFMVQQLGYDYITIGVAFMLYGLLAASVTFSTLRIRLDIRRVVVQSVIALFVTFLLANSGSYFLALFLALALADGLGIGFFESIIAKATKNELTVSVDVGLLHIPMRVAEFTSVLLAGFVAQSFGYMPVFAASGIFFTVFSVLSLYALKM
- a CDS encoding PadR family transcriptional regulator, yielding MNCSHRHHFGRWMRHMASVPKGFLKYSVLKLLDEKSRSGSEIMNEIESKTEGRWKPSPGSIYPLLAWLQEKGYTKEAPDQEPGMKRYTLTDEGKAFLEEHVKRRKEIQERFGAFRPPFYRFPWLNSYPEKAKELLEAGKSFMKASWSLLDKLREKYTEEAATQAKEVFKQATEKLNEIAKKLEQAD